A window of Theropithecus gelada isolate Dixy chromosome 14, Tgel_1.0, whole genome shotgun sequence contains these coding sequences:
- the C14H11orf91 gene encoding uncharacterized protein C11orf91 homolog, whose product MPKGRRGSHSPTMSQRSAPPLYFPSLYDRGISSSPLSDFNIWKKLFVPLKAGGATVGGAGGARSLPQAPPAPAPPPPPPPGLGPPGERPWPSPWPSGLASIPYEPLRFFYSPPPGPEVAVSPLAPRPSTPRLASASHPEELCELEIRIKELELLTITGDGFDSQRYTFLKALKDEKLQGLKTRQPGKKSASLS is encoded by the exons ATGCCAAAGGGGCGGCGCGGCAGCCACAGCCCCACCATGAGCCAGCGGTCGGCCCCGCCCCTCTATTTCCCGTCCCTGTACGACCGCGGCATCTCCTCGTCCCCGCTCAGCGACTTCAACATCTGGAAGAAGCTCTTCGTGCCGCTGAAGGCGGGCGGGGCGACagtgggcggggcggggggggccCGGTCCCTGCCCCAGGCGCCCCCCGCCCcggcgcccccgcccccgccaccaCCCGGCCTGGGTCCCCCCGGCGAGCGCCCCTGGCCCTCGCCCTGGCCCTCTGGCTTGGCCTCCATCCCCTACGAGCCTCTGCGCTTCTTCTACTCGCCGCCGCCGGGGCCTGAGGTGGCTGTCTCGCCCCTGGCCCCCCGCCCCTCGACCCCCAggctcgcctctgcctcccaccccgAGGAACTGTGCGAGCTGGAGATCCGGATTAAGGAGCTGGAGCTGCTCACCATCACTGGGGACGGCTTCGACTCCCAGCGCT ATACATTCCTGAAGGCACTCAAAGACGAAAAGTTACAAGGACTGAAGACCAGGCAACCTGGAAAGAAGTCAGCCTCTCTCTCCTGA